One Actinospica robiniae DSM 44927 genomic region harbors:
- the fusA gene encoding elongation factor G translates to MATNAAVDLAKVRNIGIMAHIDAGKTTTTERILYYTGMSYKIGEVHDGAATTDWMEQEQERGITITSAAVTCHWKTEDVDHTINIIDTPGHVDFTVEVERSLRVLDGAVTVFDGVAGVEPQSETVWRQADRYGVPRICFVNKLDRTGAEFHRCVDMIVSRLNAIPLVMQLPIGAEADFKGVIDLVKMKALIWNIEAKLGEMYDEVDIPATHAEIADEWRNKLVETIAENDDELMELFLEGTEPTEEQLYAGIRRATLASKLTPVFCGTAFKNKGVQPLLDAVVRYLPSPLDVPSIDGHAVGDEEEILHRKPSDDEPLAALAFKIMSDPHLGKLTFVRVYSGRLDAGSQVLNSVKGRKERIGKIYRMHANKREEIPSVGAGDIVAVMGLKDTTTGETLCDSAKPVVLESMTFPAPVIHVAIEPKTKSDQEKLGTAIQRLAEEDPSFSVRTDEETGQTIIGGMGELHLEILVDRMRREFKVEANVGKPQVAYRETIRRVVEKVEYTHKKQTGGSGQYARVIIKLEPLEGDGEGDNGYEFVNAVTGGRIPREYIPSVDAGAQEAMEFGVMAGYPLTGVKVTLLDGQYHEVDSSELAFKIAGSMAFKEAARQASPAILEPMMAVEVTTPEDYLGDVIGDLNSRRGQIQAMEERFGARVVKALVPLSEMFGYVGDLRSKTSGRASYSMQFDSYAEVPRNIAEEIVKKARGE, encoded by the coding sequence ATGGCCACGAACGCCGCCGTAGACCTCGCCAAGGTCCGCAACATCGGCATCATGGCGCACATCGACGCCGGTAAGACCACCACGACTGAGCGCATCCTGTACTACACGGGCATGAGCTACAAGATCGGTGAGGTCCACGACGGCGCCGCCACCACCGACTGGATGGAGCAGGAGCAGGAGCGCGGCATCACCATCACCTCCGCCGCGGTGACCTGCCACTGGAAGACGGAAGACGTCGACCACACCATCAACATCATCGACACCCCCGGTCACGTGGACTTCACCGTCGAGGTCGAGCGCTCGCTGCGCGTCCTCGACGGCGCGGTCACCGTGTTCGACGGTGTCGCCGGCGTGGAGCCGCAGTCGGAGACGGTATGGCGGCAGGCCGACCGGTACGGTGTGCCCCGAATCTGTTTCGTCAACAAGCTCGACCGCACCGGCGCCGAGTTCCACCGCTGCGTGGACATGATCGTCAGCCGCCTCAACGCCATCCCCCTGGTGATGCAGCTGCCGATCGGTGCCGAGGCCGACTTCAAGGGCGTCATCGACCTCGTGAAGATGAAGGCCCTGATCTGGAACATCGAGGCCAAGCTGGGCGAGATGTACGACGAGGTCGACATCCCCGCCACGCACGCCGAGATCGCCGACGAGTGGCGCAACAAGCTCGTCGAGACCATCGCGGAGAACGACGACGAGCTGATGGAGCTCTTCCTCGAGGGCACCGAGCCCACCGAGGAGCAGCTGTACGCGGGCATCCGCCGCGCCACCCTCGCCTCGAAGCTCACCCCGGTCTTCTGCGGCACCGCGTTCAAGAACAAGGGCGTCCAGCCCCTGCTCGACGCGGTCGTGCGCTACCTGCCCTCGCCGCTGGACGTCCCCTCGATCGACGGCCACGCCGTCGGCGACGAGGAGGAGATCCTGCACCGCAAGCCCTCCGACGATGAGCCGCTGGCGGCGCTCGCGTTCAAGATCATGAGCGACCCGCACCTGGGCAAGCTGACCTTCGTGCGGGTGTACTCGGGCCGTCTGGACGCCGGCTCGCAGGTGCTCAACTCGGTCAAGGGCCGCAAGGAGCGCATCGGCAAGATCTACCGCATGCACGCGAACAAGCGTGAGGAGATCCCGTCGGTGGGCGCGGGCGACATCGTCGCCGTCATGGGCCTGAAGGACACCACGACCGGCGAGACGCTGTGCGACTCGGCCAAGCCGGTGGTCCTCGAGTCGATGACCTTCCCGGCCCCGGTCATCCACGTGGCGATCGAGCCGAAGACCAAGAGCGACCAGGAGAAGCTGGGCACCGCGATCCAGCGGCTCGCCGAGGAGGACCCGTCCTTCTCCGTGCGGACCGACGAGGAGACCGGCCAGACGATCATCGGCGGCATGGGCGAGCTCCACCTGGAGATCCTGGTGGACCGCATGCGCCGCGAGTTCAAGGTCGAGGCGAACGTCGGCAAGCCGCAGGTGGCCTACCGCGAGACCATTCGCCGCGTGGTGGAGAAGGTCGAGTACACGCACAAGAAGCAGACCGGTGGTTCCGGTCAGTACGCGCGCGTGATCATCAAGCTCGAGCCCCTCGAGGGCGACGGCGAGGGTGACAACGGTTACGAGTTCGTCAACGCGGTCACCGGTGGCCGTATCCCGCGGGAGTACATCCCGTCGGTGGACGCCGGCGCCCAGGAGGCGATGGAGTTCGGCGTCATGGCCGGCTACCCGCTGACCGGTGTGAAGGTGACCCTCCTCGACGGTCAGTACCACGAGGTGGACTCCTCCGAGCTCGCGTTCAAGATCGCCGGTTCGATGGCCTTCAAGGAGGCGGCCCGCCAGGCCAGCCCCGCGATCCTCGAGCCGATGATGGCGGTCGAGGTCACCACGCCCGAGGACTACCTCGGCGATGTGATCGGCGACCTCAACTCCCGCCGTGGCCAGATCCAGGCCATGGAGGAGCGGTTCGGCGCCCGGGTCGTCAAGGCCCTGGTTCCGCTGTCCGAGATGTTCGGCTACGTCGGCGACCTGCGGTCGAAGACCTCCGGCCGGGCCTCGTACAGCATGCAGTTCGACTCCTACGCCGAGGTTCCCCGGAACATCGCGGAGGAGATCGTCAAGAAGGCGCGCGGCGAGTAG
- the rpsG gene encoding 30S ribosomal protein S7 translates to MPRKGPAPKHPVVIDPVYNSPLVTALVNKVLLDGKRSTAERIVYGALEGCREKSGTDPVITLKRALENVKPSIEVKSRRVGGATYQVPVDVKPGRSNTLALRWLVSYSRARREKTMTERLMNELLDASNGLGASVKRREDTHKMADANRAFAHYRW, encoded by the coding sequence ATGCCTCGTAAGGGTCCTGCCCCGAAGCACCCGGTCGTCATCGACCCGGTTTACAACTCTCCGCTGGTGACCGCGCTGGTCAACAAGGTCCTGCTGGACGGCAAGCGTTCGACCGCCGAGCGCATCGTCTACGGCGCCCTCGAGGGCTGCCGCGAGAAGAGCGGCACCGACCCGGTCATCACGCTCAAGCGGGCTCTGGAGAACGTCAAGCCGTCCATCGAGGTCAAGTCCCGCCGCGTCGGCGGCGCGACCTACCAGGTGCCGGTCGACGTCAAGCCCGGCCGCTCGAACACGCTGGCGCTGCGCTGGCTGGTCAGCTACTCCCGCGCCCGGCGCGAGAAGACGATGACCGAGCGGCTGATGAACGAGCTTCTGGACGCTTCCAACGGTCTGGGCGCCTCCGTCAAGCGACGCGAGGACACCCACAAGATGGCGGACGCCAACCGCGCGTTCGCGCACTACCGCTGGTAG
- the rpsL gene encoding 30S ribosomal protein S12 has translation MPTIQQLVRKGRQDKVSKTKTPALKGSPQRRGVCTRVYTTTPKKPNSALRKVARVRLSSGIEVTAYIPGVGHNLQEHSIVLVRGGRVKDLPGVRYKIIRGSLDTQGVKNRKQARSRYGAKKEKK, from the coding sequence GTGCCTACGATCCAGCAGTTGGTCCGCAAGGGCCGGCAGGACAAGGTCTCGAAGACCAAGACTCCTGCGCTCAAGGGCAGCCCGCAGCGGCGCGGAGTGTGCACGCGCGTGTACACCACCACCCCCAAGAAGCCGAACTCCGCTCTGCGCAAGGTCGCCCGTGTGCGCCTTTCCAGCGGCATCGAGGTCACGGCCTACATTCCCGGTGTCGGCCACAACCTGCAGGAGCACTCGATCGTGCTCGTGCGTGGCGGCCGTGTGAAGGACCTTCCCGGCGTGCGGTACAAGATCATCCGCGGCTCGCTCGACACCCAGGGTGTCAAGAACCGCAAGCAGGCCCGCAGCCGCTACGGCGCCAAGAAGGAGAAGAAGTAA
- a CDS encoding protein kinase, whose translation MTTSGQAGALIAGRYRLERPTGGGTWPEEIWQGFDETLGRPVMLRLLPVDEQVEADVEEQAHSVVAQVARLGHPNIAQVYDVGQDGRLRYVVSEWTGGRTLGQIMDTGRQRWQRAVDWGQQIADALAALHSVGLADGVLGPETVSVLDDRRVKLTDVGLGIAQEEAGFVGPDDEATRLLPPEEPERPEKPAGQAGEPGEAAEADEEATRIVPPVGAGDQGAETAVIGQGGEAGGADEPTRPAARPLPEGAAADVYALAAILWTAIVGEPPLVEPTDLRGPDTAPLRAIAAPEDLAALLGSMLAASEQVRPTAAVAARRFGALAIEGRERVETRPTAVVAPATQVLGGPAGVRPAGATAAREPEGAAGHGRAWAMAIGLVLLLGALAAALALWLNHNRSGNSPVVPPPTVTTSADQVSISAAPSASTAAPHTSTPVTHSASPSPSASPSASASPSASPSASASPSAPAPSVTPSESTSSSSADGGGDSSPTPTAGASQAAPPA comes from the coding sequence ATGACGACTTCCGGGCAGGCCGGAGCGCTGATCGCCGGGCGATACCGGCTCGAGCGGCCCACCGGCGGGGGCACCTGGCCCGAGGAGATCTGGCAGGGGTTCGACGAGACGCTCGGGCGCCCGGTCATGCTCCGGCTGCTGCCGGTGGACGAGCAGGTCGAGGCGGACGTCGAGGAGCAGGCGCACTCGGTGGTCGCGCAGGTGGCCCGGCTCGGCCACCCGAACATCGCGCAGGTCTACGACGTCGGGCAGGACGGCCGGCTGCGCTACGTGGTCTCGGAGTGGACCGGCGGGCGCACCCTGGGCCAGATCATGGACACCGGCCGGCAGCGCTGGCAGCGGGCGGTGGACTGGGGCCAGCAGATCGCCGACGCGCTGGCCGCGCTGCACTCGGTCGGGCTGGCCGACGGCGTGCTCGGCCCGGAGACCGTCTCGGTGCTCGACGACCGGCGGGTCAAGCTCACCGACGTCGGCCTGGGCATCGCGCAGGAGGAGGCCGGCTTCGTCGGCCCGGACGACGAGGCCACCCGGCTGCTGCCGCCGGAGGAGCCGGAGCGGCCGGAAAAGCCGGCCGGTCAGGCGGGCGAGCCCGGCGAGGCGGCCGAGGCCGACGAGGAGGCGACCCGGATCGTGCCGCCGGTCGGCGCGGGCGACCAGGGCGCCGAGACCGCCGTGATCGGCCAGGGCGGCGAAGCCGGCGGCGCCGACGAGCCGACCCGCCCCGCGGCCCGGCCGTTGCCCGAGGGCGCGGCCGCCGACGTCTACGCGCTCGCCGCCATCCTGTGGACCGCCATAGTCGGCGAGCCTCCGCTGGTCGAGCCGACCGACCTGCGGGGCCCGGACACCGCGCCGCTGCGGGCCATAGCGGCGCCGGAGGACCTCGCCGCGCTGCTCGGCTCGATGCTGGCCGCGTCCGAGCAGGTCCGGCCGACCGCCGCGGTGGCGGCCCGCCGCTTCGGCGCGCTCGCGATCGAGGGCCGGGAGCGGGTGGAGACGCGGCCGACCGCGGTCGTGGCCCCGGCGACCCAGGTGCTCGGCGGCCCGGCCGGCGTCCGCCCCGCGGGCGCCACGGCCGCACGCGAGCCGGAGGGCGCGGCCGGGCACGGGCGGGCCTGGGCCATGGCGATCGGCCTGGTGCTGCTGCTCGGCGCCCTCGCGGCCGCCCTGGCGCTGTGGCTCAACCACAACCGCAGCGGCAACTCGCCGGTGGTGCCGCCGCCCACGGTGACCACGTCCGCGGACCAGGTGAGCATCTCCGCGGCGCCCTCCGCCTCCACCGCCGCCCCGCACACCAGCACGCCGGTCACCCACTCGGCCAGCCCGTCGCCCTCGGCCAGCCCTTCGGCCAGCGCCTCGCCCAGCGCCTCGCCGTCCGCGAGCGCGTCGCCGAGCGCACCGGCACCGAGCGTCACCCCGTCCGAGTCCACCTCGTCCTCGAGCGCGGACGGCGGCGGCGATTCCTCGCCCACGCCCACGGCCGGGGCCAGCCAGGCCGCCCCACCCGCGTAA
- a CDS encoding MarR family winged helix-turn-helix transcriptional regulator: MTSAESDVAVPGPAAGEGREAPGDARRLTDVVARLRRVLRASIRADYPWEALPMAQVELLQSLAETAPARVGDLAARLRLAPSTVSGLISQMINAGLVERGTDPRDRRVAVVALSEAGRGQLAEWNAAHQRRIAAALGELEPADREAIDGALPALARLVERLAQTERP; this comes from the coding sequence ATGACCAGCGCGGAGAGTGACGTCGCGGTACCGGGTCCGGCCGCCGGCGAAGGGCGCGAGGCGCCCGGCGACGCCCGGCGGCTGACCGACGTGGTCGCGCGGCTGCGCCGGGTGCTGCGGGCGAGCATCCGGGCCGACTACCCGTGGGAAGCCCTGCCGATGGCGCAGGTGGAGCTGCTCCAGTCGCTCGCCGAGACCGCGCCGGCCCGGGTCGGCGACCTGGCCGCCCGGCTGCGGCTGGCGCCGTCCACGGTGAGCGGGCTGATCTCCCAGATGATCAACGCCGGGCTGGTCGAGCGCGGCACCGACCCGCGCGACCGCCGGGTGGCCGTGGTCGCGCTCAGTGAAGCCGGCCGCGGACAGCTGGCCGAGTGGAACGCGGCGCACCAGCGGCGTATCGCGGCCGCCTTGGGCGAGCTCGAGCCGGCCGACCGCGAGGCCATCGACGGCGCACTGCCCGCGCTGGCTCGGCTGGTCGAGCGGCTCGCCCAGACCGAACGGCCGTAG
- a CDS encoding MFS transporter — MTANPSDVLSRLAETPLAHALRTERARPRQIRELPNGWWLAVATVCFGAFMGQLDASIATLTYGALRGRFHASDAAVSWVSLGYMLVLVALLVPVGRFSDAHGRKLCYLYGFLVFTAASAACGLAPTLAALIAFRLVQAFGAALLQANSVALVTTSAPRTRMRAALGVQAGAQALGLALGPALGGLLVSTLGWRWVFLVNVPVGVFAVVAGHYLLPRTRTKASTAGFDWPGLALLAVSSTALLLGISAASGLGLPGIATAGAFVVAAVAGYCFWRRINGARLPLIDPILLRTRQISAGLVGALGGYLVLFGPLVLVPDVLGAAHGAARAGLVLTALPLGFAAGALGANRVLPAGWTDRRRALIGSAVAAAALAALIPLPFDPAALIPLYAILGLGLGTFTPANNTLVMGAIPARAAGTGGGLVNMTRGLGTALGVALVTLTLYLVPDPARAAHAATAVLAVVAVGVFASNLLHPRAAGRGEAGPLEL; from the coding sequence GTGACCGCGAACCCCTCCGACGTGCTCTCCCGCCTCGCCGAGACCCCGCTGGCGCACGCGCTGCGCACCGAGCGGGCGCGGCCCCGGCAGATACGCGAGCTGCCCAACGGCTGGTGGCTCGCCGTCGCCACCGTGTGCTTCGGCGCCTTCATGGGCCAGCTCGACGCCTCCATCGCCACGCTCACCTACGGGGCGCTGCGCGGGCGGTTCCACGCGTCGGACGCGGCCGTCTCCTGGGTCTCGCTCGGCTACATGCTGGTCCTGGTCGCGCTGCTGGTGCCGGTCGGGCGCTTCTCCGACGCGCACGGGCGCAAGCTCTGCTACCTCTACGGCTTCCTCGTGTTCACCGCGGCATCGGCGGCCTGCGGCCTCGCGCCCACCCTGGCCGCGCTGATCGCCTTCCGCCTCGTCCAGGCCTTCGGCGCGGCGCTGCTGCAGGCCAACAGCGTCGCCCTGGTCACCACCAGCGCGCCGCGGACGCGGATGCGCGCCGCGCTCGGCGTGCAGGCCGGCGCCCAGGCCCTCGGGCTCGCGCTCGGCCCCGCGCTGGGCGGGCTGCTGGTGAGCACGCTCGGCTGGCGCTGGGTGTTCCTGGTCAACGTCCCGGTCGGCGTCTTCGCGGTCGTGGCCGGCCACTACCTGCTGCCGCGCACCCGGACCAAGGCGAGCACGGCCGGGTTCGACTGGCCCGGCCTGGCGCTGCTCGCAGTCTCCAGCACGGCCCTGCTGCTCGGCATCTCCGCGGCGTCCGGGCTCGGCCTGCCCGGCATCGCCACCGCGGGCGCGTTCGTCGTCGCGGCCGTGGCCGGATACTGCTTCTGGCGGCGCATCAACGGCGCGCGGCTCCCCCTCATCGATCCGATCCTGCTGCGCACCCGGCAGATCTCGGCCGGCCTCGTCGGCGCGCTCGGCGGCTACCTGGTGCTCTTCGGCCCGCTCGTGCTCGTCCCCGACGTCCTCGGCGCGGCCCACGGCGCGGCCAGGGCCGGCCTGGTGCTCACCGCGCTGCCGCTCGGCTTCGCCGCCGGCGCCCTGGGCGCCAACCGCGTGCTGCCGGCCGGCTGGACCGACCGCCGCCGGGCGCTGATCGGCTCCGCCGTGGCCGCCGCTGCGCTGGCCGCGCTGATCCCGCTGCCGTTCGACCCGGCCGCGCTGATCCCGCTGTACGCGATCCTCGGCCTCGGCCTCGGCACCTTCACCCCCGCCAACAACACCCTCGTGATGGGCGCCATCCCGGCCCGCGCGGCCGGCACCGGCGGCGGCCTGGTCAACATGACCCGCGGCCTCGGCACGGCCCTCGGCGTGGCGCTGGTGACGTTGACGCTCTACCTGGTGCCCGACCCCGCCCGGGCCGCGCACGCGGCCACCGCGGTGCTCGCCGTGGTCGCCGTCGGCGTGTTCGCGAGCAACCTGCTGCACCCGCGCGCCGCCGGCCGCGGCGAGGCCGGACCACTCGAGCTCTGA
- a CDS encoding glycosyl hydrolase family 28-related protein encodes MTTTTRATPGVAPSRRSLLALGASGLLTGAVVTAEAGSATSAEAAAATTTPAWADVTAYGADRTGAVNASGAFHDAIAALAGTGGVVYIPAGTYNIATTVTCAPTPFMPIYFVGDGAWASILSFTGSGDCLRIYDGTTYAGRARFGGGILGLTIDGSNAATGASSTGVHLGDLLQYELDLTVQAFDQPGSIGIHLDNQYYWTEQLFGRVYAQACASHVVFDWTPGSVTSTSSGSFERCDLDLYINQDGAANDGVVFRNGAFTGNSSLKIRGNFGYGKTAVSSAALRLTGSQATNNYSNASVIADSMLDIGVECAGGTYTPQTVVFGTSANQIQNCHGGLNFGLAGTTFTASNNAGNVANFIGHVNGDATLPEDAWVSYGTGFPTGVTGHVAFRVLPTGSEIMVTWALDIASGTKLTSGESIVAVASRFAYTDNKVIPGNNQGGGLSGNTYAPAFITAKASFQYAGPSYTSSGTSYWYGQGVYTVHTG; translated from the coding sequence ATGACAACCACCACGCGGGCCACACCGGGCGTCGCGCCGTCGCGCCGGAGTCTGCTGGCGCTGGGCGCGAGCGGGCTGCTGACCGGCGCCGTCGTCACGGCCGAGGCCGGCTCCGCCACGTCCGCCGAAGCAGCGGCCGCCACCACGACGCCCGCCTGGGCCGACGTGACCGCCTACGGCGCCGACCGGACCGGAGCGGTGAACGCTTCGGGCGCCTTCCACGACGCCATCGCGGCTCTGGCGGGGACCGGCGGCGTCGTCTACATACCGGCCGGCACCTACAACATCGCCACAACGGTCACCTGCGCGCCCACGCCCTTCATGCCGATCTACTTCGTCGGCGACGGCGCGTGGGCCAGCATCCTCTCGTTCACCGGATCCGGCGACTGCCTGCGCATCTACGACGGCACGACCTACGCCGGCCGGGCCAGGTTCGGCGGCGGCATCCTCGGGCTCACGATCGACGGGTCGAACGCGGCGACCGGCGCGAGCTCCACCGGCGTCCACCTCGGCGACCTGCTGCAGTACGAGCTGGACCTGACCGTGCAGGCCTTCGACCAGCCCGGCAGCATCGGCATCCACCTGGACAACCAGTACTACTGGACCGAGCAGCTCTTCGGCCGCGTCTACGCCCAAGCCTGCGCCAGCCACGTCGTGTTCGACTGGACCCCCGGCAGCGTGACGAGCACGAGCAGCGGCAGCTTCGAGCGCTGCGACCTCGACCTCTACATCAACCAGGACGGCGCGGCCAACGACGGAGTCGTCTTCCGCAACGGCGCCTTCACCGGAAACAGCTCACTGAAGATCCGCGGCAACTTCGGGTACGGCAAGACCGCGGTCAGCTCGGCCGCGCTGCGGCTCACCGGTTCGCAGGCGACGAACAACTACTCCAACGCCTCGGTGATCGCCGACAGCATGCTGGACATCGGCGTCGAGTGCGCCGGCGGCACCTACACTCCGCAGACCGTCGTCTTCGGCACCTCGGCGAACCAGATCCAGAACTGCCACGGCGGGCTGAACTTCGGGCTGGCCGGCACCACCTTCACCGCGTCCAACAACGCGGGCAACGTCGCCAACTTCATCGGCCATGTCAACGGCGACGCCACGCTGCCCGAGGACGCGTGGGTCAGCTACGGCACCGGCTTCCCCACCGGCGTCACCGGCCACGTGGCCTTCCGCGTCCTGCCGACCGGCAGCGAGATCATGGTGACCTGGGCCCTCGACATCGCGTCAGGCACCAAGCTCACCTCCGGGGAGAGCATCGTCGCGGTGGCGAGCAGGTTCGCCTACACCGACAACAAGGTCATCCCCGGCAACAACCAGGGCGGAGGCCTGAGCGGCAACACCTACGCTCCGGCGTTCATCACCGCCAAGGCGTCGTTCCAGTACGCGGGACCCTCGTACACGAGCTCGGGCACGTCCTACTGGTACGGCCAGGGTGTGTACACCGTGCACACCGGCTGA